In one Mycobacteroides chelonae genomic region, the following are encoded:
- a CDS encoding MaoC/PaaZ C-terminal domain-containing protein has protein sequence MAQPSGLQNMVMAAVGALPFIPRPSTLPSRVVRTHGVQIDPAHVAAYAKVTGLSFTDKVPVTYPFALQFPSVMALVTGLDFPFPAIGTVHLENHITQHRAITATDTVDIEVRTENLREHRKGLLVDVLTDITIGTDTVWQQTMTFLRQQRTSLSDGPKSEPPKAVKLPPPNSTLRISGGQIRRYASVGGDHNPIHTSSIGAKALGFPKAIAHGMFTAAAVLGNIQGEIPDAVRYDVKFGKPILLPASVGVWIEKDAKGWDIAVRNPKKGDPHLNGTITPL, from the coding sequence ATGGCTCAGCCGTCCGGGCTCCAGAACATGGTGATGGCGGCAGTGGGTGCACTGCCGTTCATCCCCCGTCCGTCCACCCTGCCCAGCAGGGTTGTTCGGACCCACGGTGTACAAATCGACCCCGCACACGTCGCCGCCTACGCCAAGGTGACCGGCTTGAGCTTCACCGACAAGGTGCCGGTGACGTATCCGTTCGCGCTGCAGTTCCCCTCGGTCATGGCATTGGTGACGGGACTGGACTTCCCGTTCCCGGCCATCGGCACCGTGCACCTGGAGAACCACATCACCCAGCACCGCGCCATCACCGCGACCGACACCGTCGATATCGAGGTGCGCACCGAGAACCTGCGCGAGCATCGCAAGGGCCTGCTGGTGGACGTCCTGACCGACATCACGATCGGCACGGACACCGTGTGGCAGCAGACCATGACGTTCCTGCGTCAGCAGCGCACCAGCCTGTCCGACGGGCCCAAGTCGGAACCGCCCAAGGCCGTCAAACTGCCGCCGCCGAACTCGACACTGCGGATCAGCGGTGGACAGATCCGCCGGTACGCATCGGTGGGTGGGGACCACAATCCGATCCACACCTCGTCGATCGGCGCGAAGGCGCTGGGCTTCCCGAAGGCAATCGCTCACGGAATGTTCACCGCTGCAGCAGTTCTGGGGAACATCCAGGGTGAGATTCCCGACGCTGTGCGTTACGACGTCAAGTTCGGCAAGCCGATTCTGCTGCCCGCCTCGGTGGGCGTGTGGATCGAGAAGGACGCCAAGGGCTGGGACATCGCCGTTCGCAATCCCAAGAAGGGTGATCCGCACCTGAACGGAACCATCACCCCGCTCTGA